The Deinococcus metalli genome includes a window with the following:
- the pelF gene encoding GT4 family glycosyltransferase PelF: protein MQIALLCEGTYPHMHGGVSVWCEQLIAGLPEHTFDVYAISGPPLDARGLTLPGNVRSVTNVPLWAARPPALRGRTRAADLHEGYGQLLYSLFVAADRPEMFLAGLRRLFDYAQHGDLGRGLDTGKKAAQLFEMWRVAARDHAPDAKRQSGLLLPPTLADALQAHVWLEHFLRPLSCPAPYAAVCHATSNGLSPLVAFGSKWRYGTPFVLTEHGIYLRERYLELRYSGHTPAFKSFLLRFYQQLSAAAYRMADLITPGSHYNERWEVMQGAEPGRIRAVYNGVNPAFFPQAPAEPTEPTISWVGRVDPLKDLETLIRAFGEVRAQLPTAKLRMFGGTPRGNEDYARHCQSVIDELGLRGQATFEGRVTDVVDAYHAGHLVALTSISEGFPYTLIEAMAVGRATVSTDVGGVTEAVGDAGLVVPSRDPGAFARASLRLLGDTGLREQLGRAARHRVLSEFTLDSFLSVYRRVYPLVSQEGSARVARSGLRAALLDSPAGQPLVGAVA from the coding sequence ATGCAGATCGCGTTGCTGTGCGAAGGCACGTATCCCCACATGCATGGTGGGGTCAGCGTGTGGTGTGAACAACTCATCGCCGGACTTCCAGAACACACCTTCGACGTCTACGCCATCAGCGGGCCACCGCTGGACGCCCGCGGCCTGACGCTGCCGGGCAATGTCCGGAGCGTGACCAACGTGCCGCTGTGGGCCGCGCGGCCACCGGCCCTGCGCGGCCGGACCCGCGCGGCCGATCTGCATGAGGGGTACGGGCAACTCCTGTACAGCCTGTTCGTGGCCGCGGACCGGCCCGAGATGTTTCTCGCCGGTCTGCGCCGGCTGTTCGACTACGCGCAGCACGGCGACCTCGGGCGTGGCCTGGACACCGGCAAGAAGGCCGCGCAGCTCTTCGAGATGTGGCGCGTCGCGGCCCGCGACCACGCGCCGGACGCCAAGCGCCAGAGCGGCCTGCTGCTGCCGCCCACCCTGGCGGACGCCCTGCAGGCCCACGTGTGGCTGGAACACTTTCTGCGGCCGCTGTCGTGCCCCGCGCCGTACGCGGCGGTGTGCCATGCCACGTCCAATGGCCTGAGCCCGCTGGTCGCCTTCGGCAGCAAGTGGCGCTACGGCACGCCCTTCGTCCTGACCGAGCACGGCATCTACCTGCGCGAACGCTACTTGGAACTGCGGTACAGCGGGCACACGCCGGCCTTCAAGTCTTTCCTGCTGCGCTTTTACCAGCAGCTCAGCGCGGCCGCGTACCGCATGGCTGACCTGATCACGCCCGGCTCGCACTACAACGAGCGCTGGGAAGTGATGCAGGGGGCCGAGCCCGGCCGCATCCGCGCGGTGTACAACGGCGTGAACCCGGCGTTCTTTCCGCAGGCGCCGGCCGAACCGACCGAACCGACCATCAGCTGGGTGGGGCGCGTCGATCCCCTCAAGGACCTCGAGACGCTGATCCGCGCCTTCGGAGAGGTGCGCGCGCAGCTGCCTACCGCCAAACTGCGGATGTTCGGCGGCACGCCGCGCGGCAACGAGGACTACGCCCGGCACTGCCAATCGGTCATCGACGAGCTGGGCCTGCGCGGACAGGCCACCTTCGAGGGCCGCGTGACCGACGTGGTGGACGCGTACCACGCCGGTCACCTGGTCGCGCTGACCAGCATCTCCGAGGGCTTCCCGTACACGCTGATCGAGGCGATGGCCGTCGGGCGCGCCACCGTCTCGACGGATGTCGGCGGCGTCACCGAGGCGGTCGGAGACGCCGGCCTGGTCGTGCCGTCCCGCGACCCGGGCGCGTTCGCGCGCGCCAGCCTGCGCCTGCTGGGCGACACGGGCCTGCGCGAGCAGCTGGGCCGGGCCGCCCGCCACCGCGTCCTCAGCGAGTTCACGCTCGACAGTTTCCTGAGCGTGTACCGCCGCGTGTACCCGCTGGTGTCGCAGGAGGGCAGTGCGCGCGTCGCCCGCAGCGGCCTGCGCGCCGCGCTGCTGGACAGTCCGGCCGGCCAGCCGCTGGTCGGGGCGGTCGCGTGA